One window of Papaver somniferum cultivar HN1 chromosome 9, ASM357369v1, whole genome shotgun sequence genomic DNA carries:
- the LOC113313055 gene encoding uncharacterized protein LOC113313055, producing the protein MDNCPEIIVNLDTSSAKSDSVVGKKIPLIELPDDLFEKNLDPWRFSLIGRLNLHKIKFVDVVIILRSQWKLVGDCKLIPLGRGFFTIKLDNEIDRDHIKSKVWEVKDQVLKVRDWVYNFRPVSQRSSKAFVWVRFPGLGLEFWSEQILFKICQELGTPIKIVAETAKYDVGYYANVLVEVDYALPIPNKVWIGTKYGGFFQEISIPDCSKYCTICKMVGHFITEYRVEKNRVTENTSA; encoded by the coding sequence ATGGATAATTGTCCTGAAATAATTGTTAATCTTGATACTAGCTCTGCTAAGTCAGATTCAGTTGTTGGGAAGAAAATTCCTTTGATTGAGTTACCAGATGATTTGTTCGAAAAAAATTTAGATCCATGGAGATTCTCTCTTATTGGAAGGTTAAATTTACATAAAATTAAGTTTGTTGATGTAGTTATAATTCTTAGAAGTCAATGGAAATTAGTTGGTGATTGCAAACTAATTCCATTAGGAAGAGGTTTTTTCACAATCAAActagataatgagattgatcgaGATCACATCAAATCAAAAGTATGGGAGGTTAAAGATCAAGTTCTCAAAGTCAGGGACTGGGTTTATAATTTTCGACCTGTTAGTCAAAGAAGTTCTAAGGCATTTGTTTGGGTGCGTTTTCCGGGGTTAGGTCTTGAATTTTGGAGTGAACAAATTCTTTTTAAGATTTGTCAGGAACTTGGTACTCCAATTAAAATTGTTGCGGAAACTGCTAAATATGATGTTGGATATTATGCAAATGTGTTGGTGGAGGTAGATTATGCTCTTCCAATTCCAAATAAGGTTTGGATTGGTACTAAATATGGTGGTTTCTTTCAAGAAATCTCCATTCCAGATTGTTCCAAATACTGTACTATTTGTAAAATGGTTGGACATTTCATTACCGAATATCGtgttgagaaaaatagagttactGAAAATACTTCAGCATGA